From Streptomyces griseorubiginosus, one genomic window encodes:
- a CDS encoding class F sortase codes for MVLAAVAVLVVAVSLFGGNDSSPDDPSRPPQAAPVSGSAPAAGNPADGPAPTAAEGRHLPRSAPVRLLIPKISVDAPFTQLAIGPTGQLQPPPAANTNLVGWYADGASPGETGTSIIAGHVDTATSAAVFARLGELRKGDVFHVDRADGSRASFTVDSAETFAKDDFPSQRVYGDTAQAQVRLITCAGDYDHSVKDYTDNLVVFAHLT; via the coding sequence ATGGTGCTGGCCGCCGTAGCGGTCCTCGTCGTGGCCGTGAGCCTGTTCGGCGGCAACGACTCGTCGCCCGACGATCCGTCCCGCCCGCCGCAGGCCGCCCCCGTCTCCGGGTCGGCCCCGGCGGCGGGCAACCCGGCGGACGGTCCGGCGCCGACCGCGGCCGAGGGCAGGCATCTGCCGCGCTCGGCGCCCGTGCGCCTGCTCATCCCCAAGATCTCGGTCGACGCCCCCTTCACCCAGCTGGCGATCGGTCCCACGGGGCAGCTCCAGCCCCCGCCGGCCGCCAACACCAACCTCGTCGGCTGGTACGCCGACGGCGCCTCCCCCGGTGAGACCGGTACGTCGATCATCGCCGGGCACGTCGACACGGCGACCTCGGCCGCCGTCTTCGCGCGGCTGGGAGAGCTGCGCAAGGGAGACGTCTTCCACGTCGACCGGGCCGACGGAAGCCGGGCGAGCTTCACGGTCGACAGCGCGGAGACCTTCGCCAAGGACGACTTCCCCAGTCAGCGGGTGTACGGCGACACCGCCCAGGCCCAGGTCCGGCTCATCACCTGCGCGGGCGACTACGACCACTCGGTCAAGGACTACACCGACAACCTCGTGGTCTTCGCCCACCTCACCTGA
- a CDS encoding FAD-dependent monooxygenase, protein MNHRAEQADPTIHRVPVLIVGGSLVGLSTSVFLGRLGVRHTLVERHSGTSIHPRGRGNNVRTMELFRTAGVEPMIRQAAATLADNHGILQTPTLVGDAGEWLFKEIDAGGGLARFSPSSWCLCSQNDLEPVLLDHARRLGGDLRYATELMSFDSGPDGVTAVVKSRETGEHTTFLADYLVAADGPRSPAREQLGIGQSGPGDLFSNVSITFRSRRLADVVGERRFIVCYLTDPDADGALLPVDNRENWVFHAPWHPERGETLEEFTDERCTDHIRRAVGVPDLDVEITGRAPWHAAQRVATRYRAGRVFLAGDSAHEMSPTGAFGSNTGIQDAHNLAWKLAAVLGGWAGEGLLDSYDAERRPVAEATSARAAARSAEHSHPGYAPPPGTGGGPQRGILNVALGYRYPVGAVAGTDPATPVVPDRLDLSGEPGSRAPHLAVRHRGERISTLDLYERSFVLLSGAGDAGGWHEAAVRLAADTPVPLDSYRIGEGTEAELTPEGGTDWAAAHGTTSGGAVLVRPDGFVAWRAQGPAPDAEAVLREVLGAVLSLG, encoded by the coding sequence ATGAACCACAGAGCCGAACAAGCCGACCCCACCATCCACCGGGTCCCGGTCCTCATCGTCGGCGGTTCCCTGGTCGGCCTGTCGACCTCGGTGTTCCTGGGCCGGCTGGGGGTGCGGCACACCCTGGTGGAGCGCCATTCCGGCACCTCCATCCACCCCCGCGGCCGCGGCAACAACGTCCGCACGATGGAGCTGTTCCGCACGGCCGGTGTCGAGCCGATGATCCGTCAGGCGGCCGCCACGCTGGCCGACAACCACGGGATCCTCCAGACCCCGACCCTGGTCGGCGACGCGGGCGAGTGGCTCTTCAAGGAGATCGACGCGGGCGGCGGACTGGCCCGCTTCAGCCCGAGTTCCTGGTGCCTGTGCAGCCAGAACGACCTGGAACCGGTGCTGCTCGACCACGCCAGGCGGCTCGGCGGCGACCTGCGCTACGCGACCGAGCTGATGTCGTTCGACAGCGGGCCCGACGGTGTCACCGCGGTGGTCAAGAGCCGCGAGACCGGCGAGCACACCACGTTCCTCGCGGACTACCTGGTGGCCGCCGACGGCCCCCGCAGCCCCGCCCGCGAGCAGCTCGGCATCGGCCAGAGCGGTCCCGGTGACCTGTTCAGCAACGTCAGCATCACCTTCCGCTCCCGCCGGCTCGCCGACGTGGTGGGCGAGCGCCGCTTCATCGTCTGCTACCTCACCGACCCGGACGCCGACGGCGCCCTGCTGCCCGTGGACAACCGGGAGAACTGGGTCTTCCACGCCCCCTGGCACCCCGAACGCGGCGAGACGCTGGAGGAGTTCACCGACGAGCGCTGCACGGACCACATCCGCCGCGCGGTCGGCGTCCCCGACCTCGACGTGGAGATCACCGGGCGGGCCCCCTGGCACGCCGCCCAGCGGGTCGCCACGAGGTATCGCGCGGGCCGTGTGTTCCTGGCCGGCGACTCGGCCCACGAGATGTCCCCCACCGGTGCGTTCGGCTCCAACACCGGTATCCAGGACGCCCACAACCTCGCCTGGAAGCTCGCCGCGGTGCTCGGCGGCTGGGCCGGTGAGGGTCTGCTGGACTCGTACGACGCCGAGCGCCGCCCGGTCGCGGAGGCGACCAGCGCCCGTGCCGCCGCCCGGTCGGCCGAGCACAGCCACCCCGGCTACGCCCCGCCGCCCGGCACCGGCGGCGGCCCGCAGCGCGGCATCCTCAACGTGGCCCTCGGCTACCGCTATCCGGTGGGCGCGGTCGCCGGCACCGACCCCGCGACCCCGGTCGTGCCGGACCGCCTCGACCTGTCCGGGGAACCCGGCAGCAGGGCACCCCACCTGGCGGTACGGCACCGAGGGGAGCGGATCTCCACGCTGGACCTCTACGAGCGGTCGTTCGTGCTGCTCAGCGGGGCCGGCGACGCGGGCGGCTGGCACGAGGCCGCCGTACGCCTCGCCGCGGACACACCCGTCCCCCTGGACTCGTACCGGATCGGCGAGGGGACCGAGGCCGAGCTGACGCCCGAGGGCGGCACCGACTGGGCGGCGGCGCACGGTACGACGTCCGGGGGCGCCGTCCTGGTGCGGCCCGACGGGTTCGTGGCCTGGCGGGCACAGGGCCCGGCCCCGGACGCCGAGGCCGTGCTGCGGGAGGTCCTCGGGGCGGTGCTGTCCCTGGGCTGA